The following proteins are co-located in the Siansivirga zeaxanthinifaciens CC-SAMT-1 genome:
- the rimM gene encoding ribosome maturation factor RimM (Essential for efficient processing of 16S rRNA) — protein sequence MKKDDCFYLGKIVKKYSFKGELLIKLDTDQPELYEELDALFLDINNNLIPYFIESSQLHKSNLLRVQFEDVETEADAEALIKTEVFLPLEFLPKLEGNKFYFHEIIGFKMMDENYGIVGEITGVNDSTSQSLFEVENQGREILIPMNDEFIVRVERDTKTIVVNTPEGLIDLYL from the coding sequence ATGAAAAAAGACGATTGCTTTTATTTAGGAAAAATTGTAAAAAAGTACAGTTTTAAAGGTGAATTATTAATAAAATTAGACACCGACCAACCCGAACTTTACGAAGAATTAGATGCCCTTTTTCTTGACATCAATAACAATTTAATACCTTATTTTATTGAAAGTTCTCAGCTACACAAATCTAATTTACTTCGTGTACAATTTGAAGACGTAGAAACCGAAGCCGATGCCGAAGCTTTAATAAAAACAGAGGTTTTCTTGCCTCTGGAATTTTTACCAAAATTAGAAGGTAACAAGTTTTATTTCCATGAAATTATTGGTTTTAAAATGATGGATGAAAATTATGGCATTGTTGGAGAAATTACTGGGGTAAACGATTCTACATCGCAATCACTTTTTGAAGTTGAAAACCAAGGAAGAGAAATTCTAATCCCAATGAATGATGAATTTATTGTGAGAGTAGAGCGTGACACAAAAACAATAGTTGTAAACACCCCCGAAGGTTTAATTGACTTGTATTTATAA
- a CDS encoding DUF2383 domain-containing protein, protein MKYSEKVLEKLYNLLLLNHEVEKLYNEAFELVKDSNFRSFFKGQALERNEFGEELKKEIGKLGGNQKESLAFGRAFYLKRMNFKNLIKLQAEDQLLSEVCAIKEASINNYNGVLMERNLPLSLCKILIKQRDHIQVKLNVLKREEMFVA, encoded by the coding sequence ATGAAATATTCAGAAAAAGTCTTAGAAAAACTTTATAATTTGTTGTTACTAAATCACGAAGTTGAAAAATTGTATAATGAGGCTTTTGAATTAGTAAAAGATAGTAATTTCCGTTCTTTTTTTAAAGGTCAAGCCCTAGAAAGAAACGAATTTGGTGAAGAATTAAAAAAAGAAATTGGGAAGCTTGGCGGAAATCAAAAAGAATCATTAGCCTTTGGTAGAGCTTTTTATCTTAAAAGAATGAACTTTAAAAACTTAATTAAGTTACAGGCTGAAGACCAATTGTTAAGCGAAGTTTGTGCCATAAAAGAAGCAAGTATAAATAATTATAACGGGGTATTAATGGAAAGAAATTTGCCCTTAAGTTTATGTAAAATTTTAATAAAGCAAAGAGATCATATTCAGGTAAAACTGAATGTTTTAAAACGAGAAGAAATGTTTGTTGCTTAA
- a CDS encoding acyl-CoA dehydrogenase family protein: MKPDLFEAPDYYNLDELLTEEHKLVRDAARTWVKREVSPIIEDYAQKAEFPTQIIKGLADIGAFGPYIPVEYGGAGLDQISYGLIMQEIERGDSGVRSTASVQSSLVIYPIWKYGNEAQRQKYLPKLASGEWMGCFGLTEPDHGSNPGGMTTHFKDMGDYYLLNGAKMWISNAPFAQVAVVWAKDETERIHGLIVERGMEGFSTPETHNKWSLRASATGELIFDNVKVPKENLLPNKSGLGAPLGCLDSARYGIAWGAVGAAMDCYDTALRYSKERMQFEKPIGQFQLQQKKLAEMITEITKAQLLTWRLGVLKNENKASSAQISMAKRNNVNMAIQIAREARQMLGGMGITGEYSIMRHMMNLESVITYEGTHDIHLLITGLDITGFNAFK; the protein is encoded by the coding sequence ATGAAGCCAGATTTATTTGAAGCACCAGATTATTACAACTTAGACGAATTACTCACGGAAGAGCATAAATTGGTTCGTGATGCTGCCAGAACGTGGGTAAAACGTGAGGTCTCCCCTATTATTGAAGACTATGCCCAAAAAGCCGAATTTCCAACGCAAATAATAAAAGGTTTGGCAGACATTGGTGCGTTTGGCCCTTATATTCCTGTTGAGTATGGCGGTGCTGGATTGGATCAAATATCGTATGGCTTAATTATGCAAGAAATTGAACGTGGCGATTCTGGTGTGCGCTCTACAGCTTCGGTACAATCGTCGCTCGTAATATATCCCATCTGGAAATATGGTAACGAGGCACAACGACAAAAATACTTGCCCAAATTGGCCAGTGGCGAATGGATGGGCTGTTTCGGTTTAACAGAACCCGACCACGGAAGTAATCCTGGTGGCATGACAACCCATTTTAAAGACATGGGAGATTATTATCTTTTAAATGGTGCTAAAATGTGGATTAGCAATGCGCCCTTTGCACAAGTTGCTGTCGTTTGGGCTAAAGATGAAACCGAACGCATTCACGGACTCATTGTAGAGCGCGGTATGGAAGGTTTCTCAACTCCAGAAACGCACAATAAATGGTCTTTAAGAGCATCGGCTACTGGGGAGCTTATTTTTGATAATGTTAAAGTGCCAAAAGAAAATTTATTACCAAATAAATCGGGTTTAGGGGCGCCATTGGGTTGCTTAGATTCTGCACGTTACGGCATCGCTTGGGGCGCTGTTGGTGCTGCTATGGATTGTTACGATACGGCACTGCGCTACAGTAAAGAGCGTATGCAATTTGAAAAACCTATTGGTCAATTTCAACTACAACAAAAAAAGTTAGCCGAAATGATTACAGAAATTACCAAGGCGCAACTTTTAACCTGGCGTTTAGGTGTTTTAAAAAATGAAAACAAAGCCAGTTCTGCACAAATATCTATGGCAAAACGAAATAATGTAAATATGGCCATACAAATTGCGCGCGAGGCTCGACAAATGCTAGGTGGCATGGGCATTACGGGAGAATACAGCATTATGAGACACATGATGAATTTAGAAAGTGTGATTACCTACGAAGGTACGCACGACATTCATTTACTTATAACAGGTTTAGATATTACAGGCTTTAATGCTTTTAAATAA
- a CDS encoding NifU family protein yields the protein MTSEEVRINVEKALDEIRPFLQSDGGDISLLSIEDNDTLVKVQLQGACVGCSVNQMTLKSGVEMTIKKYVPKIERVVNISV from the coding sequence ATGACCTCAGAAGAAGTTAGAATAAATGTTGAAAAAGCCTTAGATGAAATTCGTCCTTTTTTACAAAGTGATGGAGGCGATATTTCATTATTATCTATTGAAGATAATGATACTTTGGTAAAAGTACAGCTACAAGGTGCTTGCGTTGGCTGCAGCGTTAATCAAATGACACTTAAATCTGGCGTGGAAATGACTATTAAAAAGTATGTGCCTAAGATTGAGCGCGTAGTAAATATTTCAGTTTAA
- a CDS encoding MGMT family protein has translation MKEQTLSFFESVYEVVRLVPYGRVTTYGAIANYLGAVRSARMVGYAMNNSHDKQVPAHRVVNRKGLLTGKHHFEGTNLMQQLLENEGIRVENNQIQNFENLFWDPSKAL, from the coding sequence ATGAAGGAGCAAACGCTTAGTTTTTTCGAGAGCGTATATGAGGTGGTTCGTTTGGTGCCTTATGGCAGAGTTACAACCTATGGAGCCATTGCAAACTATTTAGGTGCTGTAAGAAGTGCGCGTATGGTAGGTTACGCAATGAATAATTCTCACGATAAACAGGTGCCAGCACATCGTGTGGTAAATAGAAAAGGGTTGTTAACGGGTAAGCATCATTTTGAAGGCACGAATCTTATGCAGCAACTTTTAGAAAACGAAGGAATACGCGTTGAAAACAATCAAATTCAAAACTTCGAAAATTTGTTTTGGGATCCATCTAAAGCCTTGTAA
- a CDS encoding tRNA1(Val) (adenine(37)-N6)-methyltransferase, producing the protein MTSKPFIFKEFQIHQDQCAMKIGTDAVILGAWTTIDEQPFSILDIGAGTGILALMLAQRSTAEIIDALEIDDAAYEQCVDNFEQSPWGDRLFCYHASLEEFVEEIEDQYDLIICNPPFYTEDYKTENEQRDLARFSDAMPFNHLLESVSKLLSEAGVFSVIIPFKETAEFIQLASHYKLFPEKILHIQGHENSEIKRSAISLSFRESDTKFEKLIIETQRHKYTEDYINLTKDFYLKM; encoded by the coding sequence ATGACAAGTAAACCTTTCATTTTCAAAGAGTTTCAAATACACCAAGACCAATGCGCCATGAAAATTGGCACCGATGCCGTTATTTTAGGCGCCTGGACAACTATCGATGAACAACCATTTTCAATTTTAGATATAGGAGCAGGCACTGGTATTTTGGCATTAATGTTAGCGCAAAGAAGCACTGCCGAAATAATTGATGCCCTAGAAATTGACGATGCCGCCTACGAACAATGTGTCGATAATTTTGAACAATCTCCTTGGGGAGATCGTTTATTTTGTTATCATGCTTCTTTAGAAGAATTTGTCGAAGAAATTGAAGACCAATACGATTTAATAATTTGTAATCCGCCGTTTTATACCGAAGATTATAAAACAGAAAACGAACAAAGAGATTTAGCCCGTTTTAGTGATGCGATGCCTTTTAATCATTTGTTAGAAAGTGTTTCAAAATTACTTTCGGAAGCGGGTGTTTTTTCGGTGATTATCCCTTTTAAAGAAACAGCAGAATTTATTCAATTAGCATCACATTATAAACTGTTTCCAGAAAAAATACTTCATATACAAGGCCATGAAAATTCAGAAATAAAACGTAGCGCTATAAGCTTATCTTTCCGCGAAAGCGATACCAAATTTGAAAAATTAATTATTGAAACACAACGACACAAATACACCGAAGACTATATTAATTTGACGAAAGATTTCTATTTGAAAATGTAA
- a CDS encoding metallophosphoesterase family protein, translating to MFSSKKRFDNAYKNAKIIHFNDTSKFILFSDCHRGDNSFADDFANNRNIYFHALKHYYNEGFQYCEVGDGDELWENLSFQPIFEAHKNVYMLMKQFHEQERLHMIWGNHDMVYRNPDYVEKNLSTYFDEKLGEDVELFCNLKYHEGIILKHTETKQELFLTHGHQADWWNYTFWKWSRFLVRILWKPLNVMGISDPTTPAKNYKELIKVERRTKKWIAENNNLITIVGHTHRPRFPEPGDIAFFNDGSCVHPRSITGIEIENGAITLIKWLIETTDDGILKIVRVVLEGPRTLLSYKTN from the coding sequence ATGTTTTCAAGTAAAAAGAGATTCGATAACGCCTATAAAAACGCTAAGATCATTCATTTTAATGACACTAGTAAGTTTATATTATTTAGCGATTGTCACAGAGGCGATAATAGTTTTGCCGATGATTTTGCGAATAACCGCAACATATATTTTCACGCATTAAAACATTATTACAACGAAGGCTTTCAATATTGTGAAGTTGGTGATGGTGATGAACTTTGGGAAAACCTATCGTTTCAACCCATTTTTGAAGCGCATAAGAATGTATACATGCTTATGAAACAATTTCATGAACAGGAACGTTTACACATGATTTGGGGAAACCACGATATGGTTTATAGAAATCCGGATTATGTTGAAAAAAACCTTTCGACTTACTTCGATGAAAAATTAGGTGAAGATGTGGAATTGTTTTGCAATTTAAAATACCATGAAGGTATTATATTAAAACATACAGAAACCAAGCAGGAACTTTTTTTAACCCATGGACACCAAGCAGATTGGTGGAATTACACCTTCTGGAAATGGAGTCGGTTTTTAGTAAGAATTCTTTGGAAACCACTTAATGTTATGGGTATTTCAGACCCAACAACCCCAGCAAAAAACTATAAAGAACTTATAAAAGTTGAACGCAGAACAAAAAAATGGATTGCCGAAAACAACAATTTAATAACCATTGTGGGACATACCCATCGTCCGCGTTTTCCAGAACCTGGTGATATTGCATTTTTTAACGATGGAAGTTGTGTACACCCAAGAAGTATTACTGGGATTGAAATTGAAAACGGTGCAATTACTTTAATAAAATGGCTCATTGAAACTACCGATGATGGTATCCTTAAAATTGTAAGAGTCGTTTTAGAAGGTCCTAGAACCTTATTAAGTTATAAAACTAACTAA
- a CDS encoding Mrp/NBP35 family ATP-binding protein codes for MKLNKKDILKALETITVPGEGKNMVESGAITNVVTFGDEVVVDITITNPSLQAKKRTEVEILKTIHDLVYEKAKIKVNVKVDAPEKPKANVIKGNPIPGIQNIVAVASGKGGVGKSTVTANLAVTLTKMGFKVGVLDADIYGPSMPIMFDVETERPLAVTIDGKSKMKPVENYGIKVLSIGFFTQPNQAVVWRGPMAAKALNQMIFDAHWGELDFMLIDLPPGTGDIHLSIMQSLPITGAVVVSTPQNVALADAKKGVAMFQQESIDVPVLGIIENMAYFTPDELPNNKYYIFGKEGAMNLVEDLQVPFLGEVPLVQSIREAGDVGRPAALQTATATEQAFEAITKRVVEEVVKRNTNLPPTEAIKITTMAGCSSVKNK; via the coding sequence ATGAAGCTAAATAAAAAAGACATTCTTAAAGCGTTGGAAACCATTACGGTACCTGGTGAAGGAAAGAATATGGTAGAAAGTGGTGCTATAACTAATGTGGTCACTTTTGGAGATGAAGTTGTTGTAGATATTACCATTACAAATCCAAGTTTACAAGCAAAAAAACGTACTGAAGTAGAAATTTTAAAGACCATTCACGATCTGGTTTATGAAAAAGCAAAGATTAAAGTGAATGTAAAAGTTGATGCGCCGGAAAAACCTAAAGCGAATGTAATTAAAGGCAATCCCATTCCAGGAATACAGAATATTGTTGCTGTAGCCTCTGGTAAAGGTGGTGTTGGAAAATCTACAGTAACAGCTAATTTAGCAGTTACATTAACTAAGATGGGTTTTAAAGTTGGTGTTTTAGATGCCGATATTTACGGACCTTCGATGCCTATTATGTTCGATGTAGAAACCGAACGTCCTTTAGCGGTTACTATCGATGGAAAATCGAAAATGAAACCTGTCGAGAATTACGGAATAAAAGTATTATCTATTGGCTTTTTTACACAACCAAACCAAGCGGTTGTTTGGAGAGGACCCATGGCGGCAAAAGCTCTAAATCAAATGATTTTTGATGCCCACTGGGGGGAATTAGATTTTATGCTAATTGATTTACCACCAGGAACAGGCGATATTCACTTAAGTATCATGCAGTCTTTACCAATTACGGGTGCTGTTGTTGTTAGTACACCTCAAAATGTAGCCTTAGCCGATGCTAAAAAGGGTGTAGCCATGTTTCAGCAAGAAAGTATCGATGTGCCTGTTTTAGGAATTATTGAAAACATGGCCTACTTTACTCCAGATGAACTTCCAAATAATAAATATTATATCTTCGGCAAAGAGGGCGCCATGAATTTGGTAGAAGATTTACAAGTGCCTTTTTTAGGCGAAGTGCCTTTAGTACAAAGTATACGTGAAGCTGGTGATGTAGGAAGACCAGCAGCCTTACAAACCGCTACTGCTACCGAACAAGCTTTTGAAGCGATAACCAAACGCGTGGTTGAAGAAGTAGTGAAAAGAAACACGAATTTACCTCCAACCGAAGCTATTAAAATTACAACTATGGCAGGTTGTTCATCTGTTAAAAATAAATAA
- a CDS encoding 30S ribosomal protein S16: MPVKIRLQRHGKKGKPFYWIVAADARSKRDGKYLEKLGTYNPNTNPASIDLNVDGAVTWLQNGAQPTDTAKAILSYKGALLKNHLAGGVRKGALTEEQAEAKFQAWVDEKANKVSGKIDGLAKAQAEAKAKALEAEKAANEARIAAATPVVEEEAPAAEAEASNEEE; the protein is encoded by the coding sequence ATGCCAGTAAAAATTAGATTACAAAGACATGGTAAAAAAGGGAAACCTTTTTACTGGATCGTAGCAGCAGATGCTCGTTCAAAAAGAGATGGTAAATACCTTGAAAAATTAGGAACTTACAATCCAAACACTAACCCAGCAAGTATAGATTTAAATGTTGATGGTGCTGTAACTTGGTTACAAAATGGTGCGCAGCCAACAGACACTGCTAAAGCTATTTTATCTTACAAAGGTGCTTTACTTAAAAACCATTTAGCTGGTGGAGTAAGAAAAGGTGCTTTAACAGAAGAACAAGCTGAAGCAAAATTCCAAGCTTGGGTTGATGAAAAAGCAAACAAAGTAAGTGGAAAAATTGATGGTTTAGCAAAAGCGCAAGCTGAAGCTAAAGCAAAAGCTTTAGAAGCTGAAAAAGCTGCTAACGAAGCTCGTATCGCTGCAGCAACTCCGGTTGTTGAAGAAGAAGCTCCTGCCGCTGAAGCAGAAGCATCAAACGAAGAAGAATAA
- a CDS encoding 2Fe-2S iron-sulfur cluster-binding family protein — translation MMDIKINIIDRDGVSHEVLAPTDMAMNLMEVVRSYELAPEGTIGVCGGMAMCASCQCYVLSETELPEMSDDEEAMLSEAFNVKENSRLGCQIQMTPEMNGLEVELAPES, via the coding sequence ATAATGGATATTAAAATTAATATAATAGATAGAGATGGTGTTTCACACGAGGTTTTAGCACCAACAGATATGGCAATGAACTTAATGGAAGTGGTTCGTTCCTACGAATTAGCACCAGAAGGTACTATTGGTGTTTGTGGCGGAATGGCTATGTGTGCATCATGCCAATGTTATGTTTTAAGTGAGACCGAATTACCTGAAATGTCAGATGATGAAGAGGCTATGCTTTCTGAAGCTTTTAATGTAAAGGAAAACAGCCGTTTGGGTTGTCAAATTCAAATGACTCCAGAAATGAATGGGTTAGAAGTTGAATTAGCACCAGAGAGTTAA